A stretch of Lysinibacillus agricola DNA encodes these proteins:
- a CDS encoding TetR/AcrR family transcriptional regulator: MRKEAKERRNEILDVADELFGQKGFDGTSTNDILEKVGIARGTLYYHFKSKEDIMDALIDRYNAQILGAAKEIAANKSISVNERIIRVVMALNISGGNGKEIIDHIHKPQNALMHQKIQKVIMNGLPPILTEIIREGIEQGLFSTPYPYECMEMIVAYTNTVFDDDMVDMTEEERAARIPAFVFNVERLLGVESGSLMYMMKMFGTRVEENGNNDG; encoded by the coding sequence ATGAGAAAAGAAGCGAAGGAACGCAGGAACGAAATACTTGATGTAGCTGATGAGCTTTTCGGTCAGAAGGGCTTTGATGGCACAAGTACTAACGATATTCTCGAAAAGGTCGGAATTGCAAGGGGAACACTGTATTATCACTTCAAGTCGAAGGAGGATATTATGGACGCGTTAATTGATCGGTATAATGCCCAAATTCTAGGTGCCGCAAAAGAAATTGCGGCAAATAAGAGTATCTCCGTTAACGAGCGTATTATCCGTGTTGTAATGGCATTAAACATCAGTGGCGGAAACGGTAAGGAAATTATTGACCATATCCATAAGCCTCAGAATGCGCTTATGCATCAGAAAATACAAAAGGTTATCATGAACGGCCTTCCACCGATATTGACGGAAATAATTCGTGAGGGTATTGAGCAAGGACTATTCAGTACGCCGTATCCGTATGAATGTATGGAAATGATTGTGGCCTATACGAATACCGTTTTTGATGATGATATGGTTGATATGACCGAAGAAGAACGTGCTGCACGAATACCAGCTTTTGTCTTCAACGTAGAAAGACTGCTCGGTGTCGAAAGTGGAAGTCTTATGTACATGATGAAGATGTTTGGCACTAGGGTTGAAGAAAATGGAAACAACGATGGTTGA
- a CDS encoding pentapeptide repeat-containing protein → MSEKMDHSIGKKIRESLQADCQSCFGLCCTALNIAASSDFAIHKAAGTPCPNLQSDFNCQIHSKLRDQGFKGCTVFDCLGAGQQVSQTTFHGQDWRKYSEISDRMFRVFPIMEQLYEMIAYVAEALSYKVDSSLFNKLHIQLEQLQRATDLEADALLAIDIPNFRLPVNVLLLETSEQIRQSLIVKTNGKNSRKYDYRGVDWIGKNFKGKDLRATDLRGSYLIAANLQNADLRGVDFIGADLRDANLRGADLSSSMFLTQMQINSAQGNHQTKLPSHLNRPSYWVD, encoded by the coding sequence ATGTCTGAAAAAATGGATCATTCAATAGGGAAAAAGATACGTGAAAGCTTACAGGCAGATTGCCAAAGCTGTTTTGGTCTATGCTGCACAGCTTTAAATATTGCTGCTTCTAGCGATTTTGCCATTCATAAAGCAGCTGGGACACCTTGCCCTAATCTACAATCTGATTTTAACTGCCAAATTCATAGCAAACTTAGAGATCAAGGGTTTAAAGGATGTACAGTTTTTGATTGTTTAGGAGCTGGACAACAGGTTTCACAAACAACCTTCCATGGACAAGATTGGCGGAAATACTCTGAAATTTCTGATAGAATGTTTCGTGTCTTTCCTATTATGGAACAACTTTATGAAATGATTGCCTACGTAGCAGAGGCTTTATCGTATAAGGTTGATTCATCCCTATTTAACAAGCTGCACATACAATTAGAACAGCTACAGCGTGCAACAGATCTAGAAGCAGATGCATTACTAGCAATAGATATTCCTAATTTCCGACTGCCAGTGAATGTTTTACTGTTAGAAACAAGTGAGCAAATTCGCCAAAGCCTTATCGTAAAGACTAATGGAAAAAACTCTCGAAAGTATGACTATAGAGGGGTCGATTGGATCGGGAAGAATTTCAAGGGCAAGGATTTAAGAGCAACTGATCTTAGAGGATCTTATTTAATTGCTGCCAATCTACAAAATGCAGATTTAAGAGGGGTTGATTTTATTGGTGCGGATTTACGTGACGCAAATTTACGTGGCGCAGACCTTTCTAGCAGTATGTTTTTAACCCAAATGCAAATTAATTCAGCACAAGGCAATCACCAAACAAAATTACCCTCCCACCTGAATCGTCCTTCATATTGGGT
- a CDS encoding PucR family transcriptional regulator: MGVTVNDLLQLPSFRGAEVLTVKINLNRTVSSLSVLEVSNVDFLSTIIQSVQEEWYAEELVISSFYSIRDSVEQQCKTIQHLHDLGELGLILYYVGIVLPEIPEEVLQLADSQGFIIICMPKNDYSLRYNEVIYEVMEAIVSNQAVNDQFVKETLEKVSLLPEHLQSVEITLKMLSDRLKANIVLTNSSFDIVNQVMWPRNSSLDVWQVIQEFSHGHLNKEKGKLELQRSDLTCVVEYKSIQQKNGEQLLLFVIKENTPLPAKTIEKISEVVQVAINLWGNKHDEVSEYALVKAIINDESDKMRRLANMLNIDVSAIQMMWLIYINDVSEEKKIRGELEDQLSKYYQTRVIQCIDHCMIVLLGNGLHKLNEFEIATEFIETTNYFSQISEVVYSPKMKNTKAVRQMYQLVNQVGKKVHTIYPMRKLFTAAELRSMKRAIDLSKQGEEMIEESLSVIEPISNDKESLNTLMAFLLDANGSFDECGKNLFIHKNTVKYRIKKISELIGNDVTLYSEFYDVYMACMIYRLING, translated from the coding sequence ATGGGGGTAACGGTAAATGATTTACTACAATTGCCGTCATTTAGAGGGGCAGAAGTTTTAACGGTAAAAATCAACCTTAATCGTACGGTCTCCTCTTTATCTGTGTTAGAAGTTTCGAATGTAGATTTTTTATCTACGATTATTCAATCCGTTCAGGAAGAGTGGTATGCGGAAGAGCTAGTCATTAGCTCTTTTTATTCAATTAGAGATAGTGTTGAACAACAATGTAAAACCATCCAACACTTACATGATCTTGGCGAACTTGGCCTTATTTTATATTATGTGGGAATTGTTTTGCCTGAAATTCCAGAGGAGGTACTGCAATTAGCAGACTCTCAAGGTTTTATCATTATTTGTATGCCTAAAAATGATTACTCTCTACGTTATAATGAAGTCATTTATGAAGTGATGGAAGCGATAGTTAGTAATCAGGCTGTCAATGATCAGTTTGTGAAGGAAACTTTAGAAAAGGTTTCCTTGCTACCAGAACATTTACAAAGTGTAGAAATCACACTGAAAATGCTATCTGATCGCCTGAAAGCTAATATTGTACTGACTAATAGTAGTTTTGATATTGTCAACCAAGTGATGTGGCCTAGAAATTCATCTTTAGATGTTTGGCAAGTCATACAGGAATTTTCACACGGTCATCTGAATAAGGAAAAGGGAAAACTAGAATTACAAAGAAGCGACTTGACGTGTGTCGTTGAATATAAAAGTATTCAGCAAAAAAATGGAGAACAGCTACTGTTGTTTGTTATTAAAGAGAACACACCATTACCAGCAAAGACCATTGAAAAAATAAGTGAAGTTGTCCAAGTGGCCATTAATCTTTGGGGAAACAAACACGATGAAGTTAGTGAATATGCATTAGTAAAAGCCATTATTAATGATGAAAGTGACAAAATGCGAAGATTAGCTAACATGCTAAATATCGATGTTTCTGCTATTCAAATGATGTGGTTAATTTATATTAACGATGTATCAGAAGAGAAGAAAATTAGGGGAGAACTGGAAGATCAACTTTCAAAGTATTATCAAACAAGAGTGATTCAATGTATTGACCATTGCATGATTGTTCTTTTAGGAAATGGCTTACATAAATTAAATGAATTTGAGATTGCTACCGAGTTTATTGAAACGACTAATTACTTCTCGCAAATATCAGAAGTCGTATACTCTCCGAAAATGAAAAATACTAAGGCTGTACGTCAAATGTATCAATTGGTGAATCAAGTCGGAAAAAAAGTCCATACCATCTATCCAATGCGAAAATTGTTTACAGCCGCTGAACTCCGATCGATGAAGCGGGCCATTGATTTAAGTAAACAGGGAGAAGAAATGATTGAAGAATCTCTTTCCGTTATTGAGCCGATTTCAAATGATAAAGAGTCCCTCAATACATTAATGGCTTTTCTTTTAGATGCAAATGGTAGTTTTGATGAATGTGGGAAAAATTTATTCATTCACAAAAATACAGTGAAGTATCGTATCAAAAAAATTAGTGAACTAATTGGAAATGATGTAACTCTTTATTCGGAATTTTACGATGTATATATGGCCTGCATGATCTATCGCCTAATAAATGGTTAG
- a CDS encoding ABC transporter permease, whose protein sequence is MYFRLIRNDISKSKLITLTTTLFVAAAAMLVSLSAILMVNLSGAIDSLMNQAKTPHFMQMHSGDIDTVRLADFAEQNSNVDEFQVLEFLNMDGAQIILGDSSLANNVQDNGFSIQSEKFDYLLDLDGNIINASDGELYVPINYMKDNTAQVGDKAVIGGKEFTVAGFLRDSQMNSSLSSSKRFLVSENDYAQIKSLGSTEYLIEFRLKDLSELGAFETAYASAGLEANGPTITYPLFKTINALSDGIMIAVILLVSVLVVAIAFMCIRFTLLAKIEDDYREIGVMKAIGLRLSDIKKIYLAKYATVAAAGSLLGFALSLVFKDMLLENIRLYMGESENSSFAAALGMIGILLVLFAIIAYVSGVLRRFRKISAAEAIRFGTSQEKNAGAKRFCLNGNKLFNTNIFLGIKDVLARKRLYATMLAVLVISAFIIIVPQNLYNTISSTSFIKYMGIGNYDIRIDIQQTDHISKKSAEVLKSINSDSSISKYTILTTKTFKTKIEDGSEENIKIELGDHSIFPIEYSEGRAPAVEAEIALSALNADEMSKKVGDVMTIVMKGKERKLTVSGIYSDITNGGKTAKAVFTDNSADIMWSVICARLSDKSLVDETITEYADRFAFAKISDIDEFVTQTFGSTIKSVGKASIAAIAIGLVITVLVTLLFMKMLVVKDRFSIAVMKALGFTNSDITMQYGSRSIFVLIIGIVLGTLLANTLGEVLTGAVITSFGASSFKFSVNPLSAYVLCPLMMGCSVLIATIIGTSGAGKIKISENIKE, encoded by the coding sequence ATGTATTTCAGATTAATTCGTAATGACATTTCAAAAAGCAAACTGATAACGCTGACAACAACGTTATTTGTCGCAGCTGCGGCTATGCTCGTTTCTTTATCGGCGATACTTATGGTTAATCTTTCTGGTGCAATCGATTCACTTATGAATCAGGCGAAAACTCCGCATTTTATGCAAATGCACTCGGGTGATATTGATACTGTACGGCTTGCAGATTTCGCGGAACAAAACAGCAATGTCGATGAATTTCAAGTGCTTGAATTTCTCAACATGGACGGAGCACAAATTATTCTCGGCGATAGTTCGCTTGCGAATAATGTTCAAGACAATGGTTTTAGCATACAGAGTGAAAAATTTGATTATCTTCTTGATCTTGACGGAAACATCATAAACGCATCTGATGGCGAGCTTTATGTTCCAATAAACTATATGAAGGACAACACAGCCCAGGTCGGTGACAAGGCAGTAATAGGCGGGAAGGAATTTACTGTTGCGGGATTCCTCCGCGATTCGCAGATGAATTCCTCGTTGTCCTCCTCAAAAAGATTTCTTGTCAGTGAAAATGATTACGCCCAAATAAAAAGCCTAGGCAGTACGGAGTATCTGATAGAGTTCAGATTAAAAGATTTGTCGGAGCTTGGCGCATTTGAAACTGCCTATGCCTCTGCAGGACTTGAAGCGAACGGACCAACGATTACATATCCACTTTTCAAAACAATTAACGCATTGTCCGACGGGATAATGATTGCAGTTATACTTCTTGTCAGCGTACTCGTCGTTGCCATCGCATTTATGTGCATACGCTTTACACTCCTTGCGAAAATCGAAGACGACTACCGTGAAATTGGCGTTATGAAGGCAATAGGGCTGCGTCTTTCCGACATTAAGAAAATTTATCTTGCGAAATACGCAACTGTTGCGGCGGCGGGCAGTCTTCTCGGGTTTGCACTATCGTTGGTATTCAAAGACATGCTTCTTGAAAATATCCGGCTTTATATGGGGGAAAGCGAAAACTCTTCTTTTGCCGCAGCTTTAGGAATGATCGGCATACTGCTTGTACTCTTTGCAATTATTGCCTATGTAAGTGGAGTGCTGAGACGTTTTCGGAAAATATCCGCTGCCGAAGCAATACGCTTTGGGACTTCACAAGAAAAAAATGCAGGCGCAAAGCGTTTTTGCCTGAATGGAAATAAACTATTTAACACGAACATTTTTCTCGGTATCAAAGATGTTCTCGCAAGGAAAAGACTTTACGCTACAATGCTTGCAGTACTCGTAATTTCAGCATTTATCATTATTGTTCCACAAAACCTTTACAACACGATTTCCTCAACAAGCTTCATTAAATATATGGGTATTGGAAACTACGATATTCGTATCGATATTCAGCAGACCGATCATATATCCAAAAAATCTGCCGAAGTTTTAAAATCTATAAACAGCGACAGTTCCATTTCAAAATATACCATCCTAACAACAAAGACATTCAAAACAAAAATAGAAGACGGTTCAGAGGAAAATATAAAAATCGAACTCGGCGACCATTCGATATTTCCTATCGAATATTCCGAGGGCAGGGCACCCGCGGTAGAAGCCGAAATTGCACTTTCGGCTTTAAACGCTGATGAGATGAGCAAAAAAGTCGGCGATGTCATGACTATTGTAATGAAGGGGAAGGAAAGAAAGCTTACGGTAAGTGGCATTTATTCAGACATTACTAACGGCGGAAAAACGGCAAAGGCTGTTTTTACCGACAATTCGGCAGACATTATGTGGAGCGTTATTTGTGCGAGGCTTTCAGATAAATCTCTTGTTGATGAAACAATTACGGAATATGCGGACAGATTTGCTTTTGCTAAGATTTCTGATATTGATGAATTTGTTACACAAACGTTCGGCTCAACAATTAAATCGGTCGGAAAGGCTTCCATTGCAGCAATTGCTATTGGGCTCGTAATAACTGTACTGGTAACACTGTTGTTTATGAAAATGCTTGTCGTAAAAGACAGATTTTCCATTGCCGTAATGAAAGCATTAGGTTTTACAAATTCAGATATTACGATGCAGTATGGTTCGCGATCGATATTCGTATTAATTATCGGAATTGTTCTCGGCACGCTTCTGGCAAACACTCTTGGAGAGGTACTGACGGGTGCCGTTATCACTTCGTTTGGGGCGTCGTCGTTTAAGTTTTCCGTCAATCCACTTTCGGCGTACGTGCTTTGTCCGCTAATGATGGGATGCTCGGTACTTATCGCAACAATAATTGGCACATCGGGCGCGGGAAAAATAAAAATATCCGAAAATATAAAGGAGTAG
- a CDS encoding MFS transporter: METTMVDSKGFFKKFLLLWSGQLISTIGSGLTAFGLAIYVFQQTGKASAMALVTLLAFMPSLLLSPVAGVLADRYDRRILMVLGDSLSAIGLVYILICMLSGEALLWQICVGVTISSVFSSLLDPAYKATDLLTEEQYTKASGLVQVAGSAKYLISPIIAGFLLTVSDIKLLLVIDICTFFVTVTSALAVRKGLPSKTYEQTQSFFHEFKDGWRAVSENRGVLVLVIMTSVLTFYLGIIETLSIPMLLTFTNSSVIGTVETVVATGMLVSSVIIGFIPIKKGYVKILSFSLFFEGIFMAVFGLRENIALICISGFFLFAMMPFANSSLDFLVRTNIDNAVQGRAWSLIGVISQFGFVAAYALSGVLADYVFTPLLVDGGLLADSVGKITGTGQGRGTGFLIIIAGILLSITSFILFNLKSVKKLENRGDVCISD; encoded by the coding sequence ATGGAAACAACGATGGTTGATTCTAAGGGTTTTTTCAAAAAATTTCTTCTGCTTTGGTCAGGACAGCTGATTTCAACAATAGGAAGCGGCCTTACAGCGTTTGGGCTTGCGATTTATGTTTTCCAGCAGACGGGAAAGGCATCGGCAATGGCACTTGTAACTTTACTTGCGTTTATGCCTTCGCTTCTATTAAGCCCTGTGGCAGGAGTGCTTGCGGATCGTTATGATCGAAGAATTTTAATGGTGTTAGGTGACAGTCTTTCAGCGATAGGACTTGTTTATATTCTTATATGTATGCTTAGCGGGGAAGCACTGTTATGGCAGATTTGTGTGGGAGTTACAATAAGCTCGGTGTTTTCATCGTTGCTTGATCCCGCATACAAGGCTACGGATTTACTGACCGAGGAACAATACACAAAGGCAAGTGGTTTAGTCCAGGTGGCGGGTTCTGCAAAATATTTGATTTCACCCATCATTGCGGGATTTTTGCTCACCGTTTCGGATATAAAGCTTTTGCTTGTCATCGACATTTGTACATTCTTTGTAACCGTTACATCAGCTCTTGCAGTACGTAAAGGGCTTCCTTCAAAGACATACGAACAGACACAATCATTTTTCCATGAGTTCAAAGATGGTTGGCGTGCAGTTTCTGAAAATCGAGGTGTGCTCGTTCTTGTCATCATGACATCGGTGCTGACATTTTATCTTGGAATAATTGAAACACTTTCCATTCCGATGTTGCTTACTTTTACGAACAGCTCTGTAATAGGAACGGTGGAAACGGTTGTCGCTACAGGGATGCTCGTATCCAGTGTTATCATCGGATTTATTCCAATCAAAAAAGGATATGTGAAAATTCTATCGTTTTCGCTGTTTTTTGAAGGAATATTTATGGCGGTATTCGGACTTCGAGAAAATATAGCTCTAATCTGTATTTCAGGTTTTTTTCTTTTTGCTATGATGCCATTTGCAAATTCAAGTTTGGATTTTCTTGTTCGTACCAACATTGATAATGCTGTTCAGGGGAGAGCGTGGTCACTTATAGGGGTAATTTCACAGTTTGGATTTGTAGCGGCCTATGCGCTTTCGGGAGTACTTGCGGATTATGTGTTCACTCCATTGCTAGTTGACGGCGGATTGCTTGCTGACAGCGTAGGGAAAATTACCGGTACAGGTCAAGGGAGAGGAACGGGCTTCCTTATCATAATCGCTGGAATTTTATTAAGTATTACTTCATTCATTTTGTTCAACTTGAAATCAGTGAAAAAGCTTGAAAACAGAGGTGACGTATGTATTTCAGATTAA
- a CDS encoding ABC transporter ATP-binding protein, with protein sequence MKKIIIGEHIVKSFGEGDEKRDVIDGASVEINEGEFVAVMGPSGSGKSTLMFALSGMDSVDGGRVTFNGSDISSVGEAELSDLRRTKMGFVFQQSTMLKNLNILDNIILPSMRDNRKNVAKISEKARELMKRVGIAELETRDITQVSGGQLQRAGICRALLNSPKIIFGDEPTGALNSKSAQEIMDIFSEINAGGTAIMLVTHDAKVAARTERIMFMLDGKIVSELKLPKFDGTAIDGRVEKVTEKMWKIGI encoded by the coding sequence ATGAAGAAAATTATTATCGGTGAACATATTGTAAAATCTTTCGGCGAGGGCGATGAAAAGCGCGATGTTATTGATGGAGCGTCTGTTGAAATAAACGAGGGTGAGTTTGTTGCGGTAATGGGGCCCTCTGGCTCGGGAAAATCAACGCTAATGTTTGCACTGAGCGGTATGGATAGTGTTGATGGCGGAAGGGTTACTTTTAATGGAAGTGATATATCATCAGTCGGTGAGGCTGAACTTTCAGATTTACGTAGAACTAAAATGGGCTTTGTGTTTCAGCAGTCAACTATGCTTAAAAATCTAAATATTCTCGATAATATTATTCTTCCATCAATGCGCGATAACAGAAAAAACGTTGCGAAAATTTCGGAGAAGGCAAGAGAACTTATGAAGAGGGTAGGCATTGCGGAGCTTGAAACGCGCGACATTACACAAGTTTCAGGAGGTCAGCTTCAGCGAGCGGGAATATGTCGAGCGCTTTTGAACAGCCCGAAAATCATCTTCGGCGATGAACCGACAGGCGCACTTAATTCCAAATCAGCCCAGGAGATCATGGACATTTTTTCTGAAATTAACGCGGGCGGTACTGCGATTATGCTCGTCACTCACGATGCAAAGGTTGCGGCGCGTACGGAACGCATAATGTTTATGCTCGACGGAAAAATCGTCAGTGAACTAAAGCTTCCGAAGTTTGACGGTACAGCTATTGATGGCAGAGTAGAGAAAGTAACAGAGAAAATGTGGAAAATAGGAATATGA
- a CDS encoding DUF917 domain-containing protein, producing MRYLDKEAIEHIAIGAAFLGTGGGGDPYIGKMMALSAIEKNGPVKLYSVDEIEDDDFFIPAAMMGAPSVLVEKFPRGDEFVKVFQKLAKYIGKEKITGTFPMEAGGVNSMIPIVVAAQLDIPLIDCDGMGRAFPELQMVTFNLDGISATPMAITDEKGNIGIFETINNKWTERIARSATVEMGASSLISLYPTTGAQIKKSGVHHIITLSEKIGEIIASKNRNVKEKLHELLQLVSGYELFQGKIVDVIRETKGGFNLGKMNLEGMEVNKNENMKVHFQNENLIAEKNDQVVAMTPDLICLVDYETLLPVTTESLKYGKRIRVIGLPANEKWRTDKGIETVGPNYFGYDYDYAPIEELVKKVVAEHV from the coding sequence ATGAGATATTTAGATAAAGAAGCTATTGAACATATTGCGATTGGAGCCGCCTTTTTAGGAACAGGCGGAGGGGGTGACCCTTATATCGGGAAAATGATGGCTCTTTCTGCCATTGAAAAAAATGGACCAGTAAAATTATATTCAGTGGATGAAATTGAAGATGATGACTTTTTCATCCCAGCAGCTATGATGGGTGCACCTTCTGTTTTAGTGGAGAAATTTCCACGAGGAGATGAGTTTGTTAAAGTTTTTCAAAAACTTGCGAAGTATATTGGAAAAGAAAAGATTACAGGAACATTTCCAATGGAAGCAGGCGGTGTGAATTCGATGATCCCGATTGTCGTAGCGGCACAACTAGATATCCCTCTCATTGACTGTGATGGCATGGGGCGTGCATTTCCAGAGTTGCAAATGGTGACCTTTAATTTAGATGGGATATCTGCAACACCGATGGCTATTACAGATGAAAAGGGAAATATCGGGATTTTTGAAACGATTAATAATAAATGGACAGAACGCATAGCACGTTCAGCAACGGTTGAAATGGGCGCTAGCTCTTTAATTAGCTTGTACCCAACGACTGGAGCTCAGATTAAAAAGAGCGGCGTTCATCATATTATTACCCTTTCAGAAAAAATTGGTGAAATTATTGCTTCCAAAAATAGAAATGTAAAAGAAAAATTACATGAATTATTACAGCTAGTTTCAGGCTATGAATTATTTCAAGGTAAAATTGTCGATGTAATTCGAGAAACGAAGGGTGGATTTAACCTTGGAAAAATGAATTTGGAAGGTATGGAAGTCAATAAAAATGAAAATATGAAAGTTCATTTTCAAAATGAAAATCTAATTGCTGAGAAAAATGATCAAGTTGTCGCAATGACCCCTGATTTAATTTGTTTAGTAGATTATGAAACTTTATTGCCAGTGACAACGGAAAGTTTAAAATACGGTAAGCGTATCAGAGTAATTGGATTGCCGGCTAATGAAAAATGGCGGACTGATAAAGGAATAGAAACAGTAGGTCCAAACTATTTTGGTTATGATTACGATTATGCTCCAATTGAGGAATTGGTTAAAAAGGTGGTAGCTGAACATGTATAA
- a CDS encoding cytosine permease: protein MGKDEQSQSWYSLGIIWAGAMICIPSLLVGNTLISGMGLTKALAVSFVGYAIVVIIMIFQGMQSSDLGKPTVHVAGQVFGKKGSRTILSIILAIACLGWFGIQANVCGVALANLLAAYDMNVPIPIASLLSGLVMVISAVYGIKVLRVLSYIAVPFLIVICLLGLVQALSGDTLQLIMDYKPKNNMSFSDGLAITIGSFALGAVIAGDYSQYSKKRSDVFKAATFGIIPAGVLMIGVGAVLTIAYQTSDITAVFLNIVTPLIGGIALILATWKTNLVNAISGGIALINVFNVSKDKEKMAIGIAGTVGTVLAVIGILNYFTPIMSILSAMIPPVAGVMIASYWVMNKGDKSSWKEVDGVNRLGVFSWLVGAVIASFPVVLSLFPSMSQLPNQPLIGIVISFVIYYLGYRISMQKTVILEENR, encoded by the coding sequence ATGGGGAAAGATGAACAAAGTCAGTCTTGGTATAGTTTAGGGATTATTTGGGCAGGCGCAATGATTTGTATACCAAGCTTATTAGTTGGGAATACATTGATTTCGGGTATGGGTTTAACGAAGGCATTAGCCGTTTCTTTTGTTGGATATGCAATTGTAGTAATCATTATGATTTTTCAAGGAATGCAAAGCAGTGATCTAGGAAAGCCAACCGTTCATGTCGCAGGACAAGTGTTTGGTAAAAAAGGATCACGGACGATTCTTTCTATTATTTTGGCGATTGCTTGCTTAGGCTGGTTTGGCATTCAAGCCAATGTTTGCGGAGTTGCACTAGCAAATTTGTTAGCAGCGTATGATATGAATGTACCTATTCCCATAGCTTCTTTACTTAGTGGTTTGGTGATGGTAATTTCAGCTGTTTATGGTATCAAAGTGCTACGTGTCTTAAGTTATATTGCAGTTCCTTTCTTAATTGTCATTTGTCTACTAGGTTTAGTGCAAGCGTTATCTGGAGACACTTTACAGCTTATCATGGACTACAAACCTAAAAATAACATGAGTTTTTCGGATGGACTAGCTATAACGATCGGCTCATTTGCACTTGGAGCAGTAATCGCGGGTGATTATTCCCAATATTCCAAAAAACGCTCGGATGTTTTTAAAGCAGCGACATTTGGCATCATTCCAGCTGGAGTATTGATGATTGGTGTGGGAGCCGTTTTAACAATCGCTTATCAAACAAGTGATATTACGGCAGTCTTTCTGAATATTGTTACTCCATTAATCGGTGGTATCGCTTTGATTTTAGCTACATGGAAAACCAATTTGGTGAATGCAATATCAGGAGGAATCGCCTTAATTAATGTTTTTAACGTTTCGAAGGACAAAGAAAAAATGGCAATTGGCATAGCTGGAACGGTTGGGACTGTACTTGCCGTGATCGGTATTTTAAATTACTTTACACCGATTATGTCGATTTTATCAGCGATGATTCCACCAGTTGCTGGCGTTATGATTGCCTCTTATTGGGTAATGAATAAAGGGGATAAATCAAGCTGGAAGGAAGTAGACGGTGTCAATCGTTTAGGTGTTTTCTCGTGGCTAGTTGGGGCAGTTATTGCTAGTTTTCCGGTTGTTTTATCGTTATTCCCAAGCATGTCACAATTACCGAATCAACCTCTAATTGGAATTGTCATTTCATTTGTCATTTATTATTTAGGTTATCGAATATCAATGCAAAAGACTGTCATATTGGAGGAAAATAGATGA